Proteins encoded within one genomic window of Paraglaciecola psychrophila 170:
- a CDS encoding DUF6624 domain-containing protein, with amino-acid sequence MTILRECDVQKHNIKNEKPQNTCQNTTLGVTKMRLIICLVVIFTSLPALGGLDKGLQTQLIKMAQQSQQIRQNLETQAVANTPATLQSLAIEIDSVHSQTLKEIIALHGWPSKEKVGEKGIQAAFVLVKHSKNLAFQQDMLPLIIQSYLNNHAIAAEDVAQFTDNVSIKLGKKQVFGTQAELIDGNVVFAPIENADSVDLLRAQMGMSTLAEYKKTLETF; translated from the coding sequence ATGACTATATTGCGTGAGTGTGATGTTCAAAAACACAACATCAAAAATGAAAAACCTCAAAATACCTGTCAAAATACAACCTTGGGTGTAACCAAAATGCGCTTAATCATATGTCTAGTAGTAATATTTACTTCTCTACCAGCACTAGGAGGGCTTGATAAAGGTTTACAAACTCAGCTTATTAAAATGGCACAACAAAGTCAGCAGATCCGCCAAAATTTAGAAACACAAGCTGTAGCAAACACACCTGCAACACTTCAATCCTTAGCCATAGAAATAGATAGTGTTCATTCTCAAACTCTAAAAGAGATAATTGCTTTACATGGTTGGCCTAGTAAAGAGAAGGTTGGGGAGAAAGGCATTCAAGCTGCATTTGTTCTAGTAAAACACTCTAAAAATTTAGCCTTTCAACAAGATATGTTGCCATTAATTATTCAGTCTTACTTAAACAATCACGCTATTGCAGCAGAAGACGTAGCTCAATTTACTGATAACGTTTCAATCAAACTCGGTAAAAAACAGGTGTTTGGTACTCAGGCAGAATTGATAGACGGTAACGTTGTATTTGCCCCAATTGAAAACGCAGATAGCGTAGACTTATTAAGAGCTCAAATGGGTATGTCGACTTTGGCAGAATATAAGAAAACTTTGGAAACATTTTAG
- a CDS encoding alpha/beta hydrolase family protein gives MKTPTLLMVGEEDYRTPAWEAEQYYTALKMLEVDTALIRVPGAPHYIASRPSRLIGKTDNIMGWFAKYDPAKQKSTAIPFESTDQ, from the coding sequence GTGAAAACACCCACATTACTCATGGTAGGAGAAGAAGATTACCGGACCCCAGCGTGGGAAGCAGAACAATACTATACCGCATTGAAAATGTTAGAAGTAGATACTGCTTTGATTCGTGTTCCAGGTGCACCTCATTACATTGCTTCTCGACCCAGCCGCTTGATAGGCAAAACCGATAACATTATGGGCTGGTTTGCTAAGTATGATCCTGCTAAGCAAAAAAGCACCGCAATACCATTTGAAAGTACTGACCAATAA